A genome region from Fervidicoccaceae archaeon includes the following:
- a CDS encoding TIGR00269 family protein: MALETSRLCDLCGRRGAYVYQAYASRVLCAQCLIDDVIERAKLTISRYNMVSPGDNVALALSGGKDSLVLLDALVRIIEPSRLIGISIIEGIRGYTREEDVERTRRLARELGVDVVTATFREFYGASLSEMIDAARARGAAQSPCTFCGVLRRRAINSVARELGATKVATAHNLDDEVQTALINLLRGDVYRLARLSPLAPRLSELFVQRIKPLRRVYEWEIVFYANARGFPFQEIDCPYIVEAPTARARLRRTLYSIEWERPGTLMRLLDALDELAARLLPEVERHGRLPVCSVCGEPTSRGRELCKTCELLSSIAGGATRSGGGASAL, from the coding sequence ATGGCGCTCGAGACCTCGAGGCTCTGCGACCTGTGCGGTCGTCGAGGCGCCTATGTCTATCAGGCGTACGCGTCTCGAGTCCTCTGCGCGCAGTGCCTCATAGATGACGTGATCGAGAGAGCGAAGCTCACGATATCGAGATACAACATGGTGTCCCCGGGAGATAATGTGGCTCTCGCTCTCAGCGGAGGCAAAGACAGTCTAGTGCTCTTAGATGCGCTGGTGAGGATAATCGAGCCCAGCAGGCTGATCGGAATATCGATCATCGAGGGGATAAGAGGCTATACGAGAGAGGAGGACGTGGAGAGGACGAGGAGGCTGGCGCGCGAGCTGGGCGTCGACGTTGTCACGGCAACTTTCAGAGAATTCTATGGCGCGAGCCTTAGCGAGATGATAGACGCCGCGAGGGCTCGAGGAGCGGCTCAGAGCCCCTGCACATTCTGCGGAGTATTGAGGCGCAGAGCCATAAATTCCGTTGCTAGAGAGCTAGGCGCCACCAAGGTGGCCACGGCTCACAACCTCGACGACGAGGTCCAGACCGCGCTGATCAATCTGCTTCGCGGCGACGTCTACAGATTGGCCCGCCTCAGCCCCCTCGCTCCTCGCCTCAGCGAGCTCTTCGTCCAGAGGATCAAGCCTCTGAGACGCGTGTACGAGTGGGAGATAGTGTTTTACGCGAATGCGCGCGGCTTCCCCTTCCAAGAGATCGACTGCCCCTATATAGTCGAGGCCCCCACGGCTAGAGCTAGGCTGAGGAGGACGCTCTACTCTATCGAGTGGGAGAGGCCCGGAACTCTCATGAGGCTCCTGGACGCCCTCGACGAGCTCGCCGCTAGGCTTCTGCCCGAAGTCGAGAGGCACGGGAGGCTCCCGGTGTGCTCCGTCTGCGGCGAGCCGACGAGTCGGGGGAGGGAGCTCTGCAAGACCTGCGAGCTGCTCTCGTCGATCGCGGGGGGAGCTACTCGGAGCGGTGGCGGCGCGAGCGCTCTGTAG
- a CDS encoding DUF211 domain-containing protein, producing the protein MPLRKLVLDVLKPLRGLGIEEMALALESLEGVEKVEIVVKEFDVDTVTLIVTLEGEAIDFESVKESLEKLGAVIHGVDQVIAARSTERSRRHRSE; encoded by the coding sequence TTGCCCTTGAGGAAGCTCGTGTTAGATGTCCTCAAGCCCCTGCGGGGGCTAGGCATCGAGGAGATGGCTCTCGCCTTAGAGAGCTTGGAGGGCGTCGAGAAGGTCGAGATCGTGGTCAAGGAGTTCGACGTAGACACGGTCACTCTGATCGTGACGCTGGAGGGCGAAGCCATAGACTTCGAGTCTGTTAAGGAGAGCCTCGAGAAGTTGGGCGCAGTGATTCACGGAGTGGACCAGGTCATCGCGGCGAGGTCTACAGAGCGCTCGCGCCGCCACCGCTCCGAGTAG